The Apium graveolens cultivar Ventura chromosome 6, ASM990537v1, whole genome shotgun sequence genome contains a region encoding:
- the LOC141665773 gene encoding uncharacterized protein LOC141665773 yields MSSQKVGSIKVPKFDKENYNLWKKKMILYLKAANPDYMEILNDGPHIPEMVDPDNERHTIPNLKSDWTTKEKQLVALDDSLQLILIDSMDFDTCHQILVCESGKQMWDTIELLMEGTEDVRENRLDMLTTQYEAFRSLPGEGVTSVYERLNRLLNEMSLHGKKYAQHEINRKVLLTLPSHLDNMVETIRERVDFKTMKLEKVYGRMKTHEMDKHGDLDITVEKAKSQTNVLFEAEVDDGNLTGDPSDYYTMEELKQMEDPIMENLAGMFSNMRFRRKKGFRGSGSSSRGQRSNSYSSFGYKTGMVDIKKFKCYNCDEVGHFSSECRKPQQSKDKGKRVQKRDSGKSKKYPIKSYIAEEKSWDDTDDEEEEYGNLALMAESTPQVSISPPAKISDNANYRPNVECSDKLCAENYNVLRLRYRTCCLSLRCSEGTASDLKKELEKIKIENDKLVLTNVSIEDLKTRNQYLELRDKKHVDTIEGKDEKIKELETKLQAYANSANLAKELISSQVVSGKLGIGLDYDELRKSSKKHVGDNEPVIKVINPPDTPHVLKNAKKPLFKKASSEPFNEENLFIHHEMLVEDLEKIKDKNAKKSDKQASPESEQTTAGLGFSSTTKSSKNRNGRTGKDGPRKVCNNCGSTGHLSHACKKVKVDKVKNVNMHTMPSVPKSSKCDKTACMSCVVSFMKTYLDYTHSHNACHDHDNHMHKDKSKSKTTSPPSARKEATFTKTKSKANGPSKGIKDTVNDNVKHVESVKNVKKSARYAYVPKYPGPNMDEAPDMIIDHIKKIEVEDGVPVRCIRSDNGTEFKNAKLNDFCVEKGISRQYSAPRTTQKNEVVERKNRTLVEAARTMLNEANLPTYFWAEGVSTTCYTQNRTLINRMYEKTPYELMANKKPYVKYFHVFEEK; encoded by the exons atGAGTTCTCAAAAAGTTGGAAGTATTAAGGTACCAAAGTTTGACAAAGAAAATTATAatctatggaagaaaaagatgattctCTATCTCAAGGCTGCGAACCCTGATTACATGGAAATTCTGAATGACGGCCCACACATACCTGAAATGGTTGATCCTGATAATGAACGACATACCATTCCTAACCTAAAATCTGACTGGACTACAAAGGAAAAGCAATTAGTTGCCCTAGATGACAGTCTACAGctgatattgatagattccatggaCTTTGACACGTGTCACCAAATTCTTGTTTGTGAAAGTGGCAAACAAATGTGGGACACAATTGAACTGTTAATGGAAGGTACTGAAGATGTGAGAGAGAATCGCCTTGACATGTTAACTACTCAATATGAAGCCTTCAGGTCTCTCCCGGGTGAAGGTGTAACCTCAGTTTATGAAAGACTGAATAGGCTGTTAAATGAAATGAGTCTTCATGGAAAGAAGTATGCACAGCATGAAATCAACAGAAAGGTTTTGTTGACACTCCCTTCACATCTGGACAACATGGTAGAAACAATTCGTGAACGAGTGGACTTCAAGACCATGAAATTGGAAAAGGTGTATGGAAGAATGAAGACTCATGAGATGGA CAAGCATGGAGACCTGGATATCACTGTTGAGAAGGCCAAGTCTCAAACAAATGTGCTTTTTGAGGCTGAAGTGGATGATGGAAATCTGACTGGGGATCCTAGTGACTACTACACCATGGAAGAATTAAAACAGATGGAAGATCCTATAATGGAAAATCTAGCAGGGATGTTCAGCAATATGAGATTCAGAAGGAAGAAAGGTTTCAGGGGCTCAGGGAGCAGTAGCAGAGGGCAGAGATCCAACTCATACTCCAGTTTTGGATATAAAACTGGAATGGTTGACATAAAAAAattcaaatgctataattgtgatgaggTTGGACACTTTTCCAGTGAATGCAGGAAGCCTCAACAATCAAAAGACAAGGGCAAAAGGGTTCAGAAAAGGGATTCAGGGAAATCCAAAAAGTATCCAATCAAGTCCTACATTGCTGAAgaaaaaagctgggatgatacagatgatgaagaggaagaaTATGGAAATCTTGCATTGATGGCAGAATCAACTCCTCAAGTATCTATATCACCCCCTGCTAAAATTTCTGATAATGCTAACT ATAGACCTAATGTAGAATGTAGTGACAAGTTAtgtgctgaaaactacaatgtGCTTAGGTTGAGATATAGGACTTGTTGCTTATCCCTAAGATGTTCAGAAGGTACTGCTAGTGACTTAAAGAAAGAACTAGAAAAGATCAAAATTGAAAATGATAAGCTAGTTCTCACCAATGTTTCTATAGAAGACCTTAAAACAAGAAATCAATATCTGGAACTTAGAGATAAAAAACATGTTGATACTATAGAAGGAAAGGATGAGAAGATAAAGGAATTAGAAACTAAGCTTCAGGCTTATGCTAATTCTGCTAATCTTGCAAAGGAACTCATATCTAGTCAAGTTGTAAGTGGAAAACTTGGAATTGGACTAGATTATGATGAACTTAGGAAATCTAGTAAGAAACATGTGGGGGATAATGAACCTGTAATAAAAGTTATTAATCCACCAGATACACCACATGTTCTGAAGAATGCTAAGAAACCTTTGTTCAAGAAGGCATCTTCTGAACCTTTTAATGAGGAGAATTTGTTCattcatcatgagatgcttgttgaAGATCTTGAAAAGATAAAAGATAAAAATGCTAAGAAATCTGATAAACAAGCATCCCCTGAAAGTGAACAAACTACTGCAGGACTAGGTTTTAGTTCCACCACTAAATCTAGTAAGAATAGAAATGGCAGAACAGGAAAGGATGGCCCTAGAAAGGTGTGTAATAACTGTGGATCCACTGGACACCTATCTCATGCATGTAAAAAGGTTAAAGTGGACAAAGTAAAAAATGTTAATATGCATACCATGCCTAGTGTTCCTAAATCTTCCAAGTGTGATAAGACTGCTTGCATGTCATGTGTTGTTTCATTCATGAAAACGTATCTTGATTACACACACTCACACAATGCATGCCATGATCATGATAATCATATGCATAAGGACAAGAGTAAGTCAAAGACTACAAGCCCTCCTAGTGCTAGGAAAGAGGCTACCTTCACCAAGACCAAAAGCAAAGCTAATGGTCCTTCCAAGGGTATTAAGGACACAGTCAATGACAATGTAAAGCATGTTGAATCTGTCAAGAATGTTAAGAAATCTGCTAGATATGCATATGTTCCTAAGTACCCTGGACCCAACATG gatgaagcacctgaCATGAttattgatcatatcaagaagaTTGAAGTAGAAGATGGAGTGCCTGTGAGATGCATAAGGtctgacaatggaacagaattcaagaatgcaaaGTTAAATGACTTCTGTGTGGAAAAGGGCATCTCAAGACAGTACTCAGCACCAAGGACTACTCAGAAAAATGaggtagttgaaaggaagaatcgtactttggttgaagctgctagaactaTGTTGAATGAAGCAAATCTTCctacatacttttgggctgaaggtGTCAGCActacatgttatactcagaacagaACCCTGATTAACAGAATGTATGAGAAGACTCCATATGAGCTGATGGCAAACAAGAAACCATAtgtcaaatactttcatgtatttgaaGAAAAATGA